Proteins from a single region of Argopecten irradians isolate NY chromosome 7, Ai_NY, whole genome shotgun sequence:
- the LOC138327457 gene encoding ankyrin repeat and SOCS box protein 14-like, with protein sequence MTTDNPETNMDDRSEEIGNDTVCNLLATIHKAIIDDDFALYKSNIEKGGLNVNQRSQILHLICKQRTEVGTVEYLQEVVRLGCDVRAKDHNGRMPIHVACSFANHRAVEFLVDLHPSLCNEVVESTLSPLIITIDSFSSEKEKEVSKTVDVLLRHGADVNKRIRDFHHTPLLCAVCHDKRTSDIVRVLLEAGADVTARSWMDRTPLIHAVSKKDQQSVRYLLGAKSDPDVVDSLGCTPLSLACLKQYAPIIQDLVQYGADINSERSSNNKDLLPAVIQSAHHSITELLFKLGLRITSELIMLKNPVGCAIKKRSSEHLKILLRENCPLDEPLHELPLIEAVQEENVDADVLDILIKSGADFSDALLSCAITAKPDDEALTGLVLRYHSDVRPLKTLCCFSVRKCLGLGIKAKVQRLVEDRVIPRALVKDIMLEHVLNV encoded by the coding sequence ATGACAACAGACAATCCGGAAACCAACATGGATGACCGGTCAGAAGAGATTGGTAATGATACCGTATGTAACCTTCTCGCTACAATACACAAGGCAATTATCGATGATGATTTCGCATTGTATAAATCTAACATTGAAAAGGGAGGCTTAAACGTGAATCAAAGATCGCAGATTTTACACCTTATCTGTAAACAAAGAACGGAAGTGGGCACTGTCGAATATCTACAGGAAGTTGTTCGATTGGGATGTGACGTCAGAGCTAAAGACCATAATGGCCGTATGCCAATACATGTCGCGTGCTCTTTTGCGAATCATCGCGCTGTGGAGTTTCTGGTCGACCTTCACCCTTCACTATGTAATGAGGTGGTGGAGTCAACTCTCAGTCCTCTCATTATCACAATTGATTCATTTTCATCCGAAAAAGAAAAGGAGGTTTCCAAAACGGTTGATGTTCTTCTTCGACATGGAGCGGATGTGAACAAACGAATAAGGGACTTCCATCACACACCGCTGTTATGTGCCGTGTGCCATGATAAAAGGACGTCAGACATCGTTAGAGTTTTACTTGAGGCTGGAGCCGACGTCACGGCGCGTTCTTGGATGGACCGCACCCCTCTTATCCACGCAGTATCTAAGAAGGACCAACAATCTGTTCGGTATCTTCTCGGCGCTAAGTCAGACCCGGATGTTGTGGACAGTCTGGGTTGTACTCCACTGAGCCTCGCCTGTCTAAAACAGTACGCACCTATCATACAAGACCTAGTCCAATATGGCGCCGACATCAATTCTGAAAGAAGTTCAAACAACAAAGACTTGCTGCCGGCTGTTATTCAGTCggcacatcacagtatcaccgAACTCTTGTTCAAACTGGGATTGAGGATTACATCGGAACTCATTATGCTGAAAAATCCTGTTGGCTGTGCTATAAAGAAAAGAAGCAGCGAGCACTTGAAGATTCTACTTCGCGAGAACTGTCCTCTAGATGAACCTTTACACGAGCTTCCGTTAATAGAAGCAGTGCAAGAAGAAAATGTTGATGCTGATGTGCTGGATATTCTCATTAAATCAGGAGCAGATTTCTCGGACGCGTTACTTAGCTGTGCCATCACTGCCAAGCCGGATGATGAGGCTTTGACAGGTTTGGTATTAAGATACCACAGTGATGTGAGGCCATTAAAGACTCTATGCTGTTTTTCTGTTAGGAAGTGTCTCGGCCTTGGAATCAAAGCGAAAGTTCAACGTCTGGTAGAGGACCGTGTGATTCCTCGGGCTCTTGTTAAGGACATTATGCTTGAGCATGTCCTCAATGTATGA